CTCGGAAAGATCGACGCCGAAGCATCGGAGGTCTTCAGCAGGCACGGTTCGTACACGAGCCTCTCCCAGGTCTCGTTCACGCGTCCACCGTCGGAGGCGGCGTGGGAGGCCGCGCTGAGCCACCAATGCAGACCAGCGGTTGGGCCAGGCGAGGCGGCAAGGATTGTCGAGGAAGCGATATCCCAACTCTGACGTGAGACCGCGCGGGAGACGTGGAGATGACACGAAAGAGGGGCGGATGCCGCAGCATCCGCCCCTCTTCGATCTCTCGTGTTACAGCCCCGCGATGATCTCGCGCATGAGCGAAGCGGTCTCGCTCGGGGTCTTGCCGACCTTGACGCCGGCAGCCTCGAGGGCCTCCTTCTTCGCCTGCGCCGTGCCGGCGGAGCCCGACACGATCGCGCCTGCGTGGCCCATCGTCTTGCCCTCGGGGGCGGTGAAGCCCGCGACGTATCCGACGACCGGCTTCGTGACGTTGGCCTTGATGAAGTCGGCCGCGCGCTCTTCGGCGTCGCCGCCGATCTCACCGATCATGACGATCGCCTTGGTCTCGGGGTCGGCCTCGAACGCCGCGAGCGCGTCGATGTGCGTCGTGCCGATGATGGGGTCGCCGCCGATGCCGATCGCCGTCGAGAAGCCGATCTCACGGAGTTCGTACATCATCTGGTAGGTCAGGGTTCCCGACTTGGAGACGAGTCCGATGGGCCCCTTGCCGGTGATGTTGGCG
This genomic stretch from Microbacterium sp. SLBN-146 harbors:
- the sucD gene encoding succinate--CoA ligase subunit alpha, with protein sequence MSIFLNKESKVIVQGITGGEGTKHTALMLKAGTNVVGGVNARKAGTTVHHTDKDGNAVELPVFASVNEAIAATGADVSIAFVPPAFTKDAMVEAIDAEIPLLVVITEGVPIGDTAEAWAYAKAKGEKTRIIGPNCPGIITPGESLVGITPANITGKGPIGLVSKSGTLTYQMMYELREIGFSTAIGIGGDPIIGTTHIDALAAFEADPETKAIVMIGEIGGDAEERAADFIKANVTKPVVGYVAGFTAPEGKTMGHAGAIVSGSAGTAQAKKEALEAAGVKVGKTPSETASLMREIIAGL